DNA from Ignavibacteriales bacterium:
TATCTGCCCTATACCATAAACACCTGCAAGGACTGATATATCTTTACTAAAAGTAGTTGGGAATGAGTGAGAATTATTCCAGAAAAAATCTGTAACCCCATCAAGATTGCCAATAATTAAATCTGGATTGCCATCATTATTTAAGTCTGCAAATTCAGGAGCGGAAAAACTTTTTACTGTTACACCTGAAACTGAAAAAACCGAATCGACTTTTAACCAGTTTTGCGAAAAAAGATTTATAGAGGATAAAACCAAGAAAAGAAAAACTAAATTTTTCACAACAAACTCCTGAATAAAATAATTAAGTAAGTAAAAATAAGGAATGTTAATCGGAAAGACAGGGTTTTAATTCCCTCATAATTATCAATCCTTTTCAAGAGAAAAGGATTTTGCAGTAACTATACGAATGTAATCACTTTGCTTTCTAAATTACTTTAGATTTTTGTCCAGTTAGTTTTTAAAATAATCTTTGATCATAGTTTAGATTTTTAAACAACAATTTCCTCTGCAGGTCTCATTTTGTTTACTGAGACAAAAATTGTAATGAATAAGATCATACCGAAGAGTGCCATTATTGCTTCGGTAGAAAGCATACCAAATGCACCCCATTTCCCGTGTGACCATTCATCAAGGTAGATCATATAATAAATCGGCGCGTTTGATAAAGAAGCAAATACATTGTACTTAGTTGCTGCGGCACCCTTACCAATGGCTTCAAGAACAAAAGCACTAAATCCGGCATAAGTTAAACCAGTGCTCAACGCATAAAGAGATGTCCAAATAATAAACATTTGTTCTGTGGCGGGACTAAATGCCATTCCCACGGCACAAAGTGCCTGAATCATTCCAAATAATATATATGCTTTTTTACGATCCATAAGATCGCATATCCATCCACCTGCTAAACAACCAATTGCTGAAAGTATCCCGCCAACTACTCCAACTAGAAGTGCAACAGTATCAGCAGATGCACCCCAATCATTTGAAATTGATGACCACAAATTTGAAGCAGCACCAGATCCGATTGGAAGGAAACATAAAAACAATGCTAAAAATCCCATACGCGATTTTATAACTTTCCAAATATCTCTGTTTAAGTTTCCGATAGTTTTTAAATAATTTTTTTCTCTAATAAACGATGTAGGTTCAGATAGAAATAGTAAACCAAGACCGCAGAAAAGACAAGCGAATGCTATGACAGCACCAGCCATCCAGTGCTCCGGTAATCTTTCAGCTAACCACAATCCAGCACCTCCTCCTAATCCCAAACCACCAAGATTACCCGCTTGCAACCAACCACCTGCTCTACCTTTTAAATTATCAGGTGTATCATGAGCCAATAAGCTTTCAGTAGCCATAGCAACAAAAGTATTTACTAAGCTCGTAATGAAAACAACTATAGTCATCAATGTCAGATATTCAACTTTTAATGGTATAATTCCAGTGACCAGGATGCCAATTGCTGTTACTAAATTAGAAATCAGATACCATTTCTTAACAGTAAGAGTTGTATCGACTAAAGGCGCCCAAACGAACTTAAATATATTTGGTAATAATGAAATTGCTATAAGAGGCGCAACCTGCTCTAATGGTACTCCTGCTTTCGTCAACAGGAATCCAATTGTAACACTTACATAACCATACAATACACCAAATGGAAGAAATAAAAACATAAAGACGCTTGGGTGTGGATGCTTTTGCAAGGAGCTTGAGTCTAATATGTTATTAAAATTCATATACCAATTTTCCTT
Protein-coding regions in this window:
- a CDS encoding MFS transporter, with protein sequence MFLFLPFGVLYGYVSVTIGFLLTKAGVPLEQVAPLIAISLLPNIFKFVWAPLVDTTLTVKKWYLISNLVTAIGILVTGIIPLKVEYLTLMTIVVFITSLVNTFVAMATESLLAHDTPDNLKGRAGGWLQAGNLGGLGLGGGAGLWLAERLPEHWMAGAVIAFACLFCGLGLLFLSEPTSFIREKNYLKTIGNLNRDIWKVIKSRMGFLALFLCFLPIGSGAASNLWSSISNDWGASADTVALLVGVVGGILSAIGCLAGGWICDLMDRKKAYILFGMIQALCAVGMAFSPATEQMFIIWTSLYALSTGLTYAGFSAFVLEAIGKGAAATKYNVFASLSNAPIYYMIYLDEWSHGKWGAFGMLSTEAIMALFGMILFITIFVSVNKMRPAEEIVV